The genomic window ATCCATGACGAGACAAATTTAGGGGAAGTATGAAACGAAcgtgagaagaaagaaagaaacacaaaggtattttttttattgatccTATCAATATTCCTAATTCAGCCAAGAATAGGAAACTTTATACCGTTTTCCTTTATCGTAAAACGACACACCACGTTTTTACTCGAAAGTCGAAACTTATTGACAGAAAAAGATATTTCCCAAATTTAAGACTTTATGTAAACGAATGCCCTCAAACTAttcaatgttttattttgaggCTTATAGTTCACAAGTTAGAGCTCAAAAGTCGAATCTCCGTACCCCAATGGGCGAACGACGTGAACTACACTACTCTGACTCTCAGTGATATTTTGacgaattattattttctatacaaacaaaatattcagtatatatttattgttatttaacttctttatcatttatttttgtatatcttttttttttttgtcacaatttttatatatcttttccaCATTAAAATATAGGCTTCGAATTAATTCCTacttttcaaaaagaaaaagaacttatctagttaattaatttaaaagtattaaaaagaagtaaaaaacacttaatgacaaaaaaaaagctgccgacataaagaaaaaatccaCGTGGATAAATGTGTCATAACACGTAATGCAAACTCATTTCTGCACATCCCAAGTTTTATGGAAAGTCACTATTAACAATCAAACCGCCAACgagaaaacaaactaaaaaatttcaaGTCCGATCAAAAAGACAAATCCCTAAACATTGCAGagatcatttcttcttcttcttcaatcatcAAATTACACTTGAGGAATTGTTCAAATGTCGAAGCAAACATACAAAGTCTGTTTCTGTTTCCGTCGGAGGTACCGACACACTGTGTCCGTAGCTCCTGCTGAGATCAAAACACTTTTCGACAATTACTCCGACAAAGGTCTCATGACTACCGATCTCCTCCTCAGATTCCTAATCGATGTTCAGAAACAAGACAAAGCCAcgaaagaagaagctcaagatATCGtcaatgcttcttcttctcttcttcatcgtaATGGTCTCCACCTTGATGCTTTCTTCAAATACCTTTTCGCTGTTACCAactctcctctttcttctcttgagGTAATTCGATTTTAGATTGAAATTTAGATTTAGACTGAAGATAAATTTAAAGAGAGATTGATcgttgaatatatttttgcagGTGCATCAAGATATGGATGCTCCATTATCACattatttcatatatacaGGACATAATTCGTATTTAACAGGTAATCAACTAAGTAGTGATTGCAGTGAATTGCCTATCATTGAGGCATTGAAAAAAGGTGTTAGAGTTATTGAATTAGATATTTGGCCTAACTCTGATGAAGATGGTATCGATGTTCTTCATGGAAGGtatttattacttattagtaatgtctctgttttcttaaagtttcgatttttatttgttctgaTCGAAGTTAATGATTAATACAGGACTCTTACATCACCTGTGGAGCTGATAAAATGTCTAAGAGCTATTAGAGAACATGCTTTTGATGTATCTGATTATCCAGTTGTTGTTACTCTTGAAGATCATCTTACTCCTAAACTCCAAGCTAAAGTTGCTGAGGTGTGTAGACTCTTTTGCATTTCTGTGACAACTTTTTGGCTTTAGTAATTGATGGTAGAGATGTTGTGTGTTTAGATGGTTACAGATATATTTGGAGAAATGTTGTTTACTCCTCCTTCAGGGGAATGTTTGAAGGAGTTTCCATCGCCGGCGTTTTTGAAAAAGCGTATTATGATCTCAACTAAACCTCCTAAAGAGTATAAGGCAGCAACAGATGATGATTTGGTGAAAAAAGGAAGGGATTTGGGTGATAAAGAAGTTTGGGGAAGAGAAGTTCCAAGCTTTATTCGAAGGGACAGAAGTGTTGACAAGGTTTGTGTAATAacacatcttcttcatttagTCTCATCGgttttcatgtgttttttctttcgtcCTTGTTTTAGAATGATTCAAacggagatgatgatgatgatgatgacgatgacgatgatgatgatgatggtgatgataagATTAAGAAGAATGCACCACCGGAATATAAGCATCTGATTGCAATCGAGGCTGGGAAACCGAAAGGCGGAATAACTGAATGTTTGAAGGTGGATCCTGATAAAGTAAGACGGCTTAGCTTAAGTGAAGAACAACTTGAAAAGGCCTCAGAAAAATATGCTAAACAGATTGTGAGGTATGTTTCGAAAAGAACAATTTCTGTTTCCAAGTGTCTTTAGAAACTCTGTTGATCATGGAGTACTAAATAATGTAGGTTCACTCAGAGGAATTTGCTACGGGTTTATCCGAAAGGAACTAGAATTACTTCATCAAACTATAACCCTCTGATCGCTTGGAGCCATGGAGCTCAAATGGTGGCTTTCAATATGCAGGTTTCCTTTTAATATCCACAGCTACATATAGTTGTAAGACAAACTGAATTCAATGGAGGGACTTGGGAGATATGAACTTTTCCTTGTGCAGGGACTTGGACGATCATTGTGGGTAATGCAAGGAATGTTTAGAGGCAATGGAGGATGTGGCTACATTAAGAAACCTGATCTTTTGCTGAAATCCAACGCTGTATTTGACCCGGAAGCTACATTACCTGTAAAAACAACACTAAGGGTCAGTTATctattctctgttttggtcATATGAAAAACCTCATGAACTTATAATGTTTTCATTACTTTATACATCTTTTAGGTAACTATATACATGGGAGAAGGATGGTACTACGATTTCCCGCATACGCACTTTGATCGATATTCTCCACCTGATTTCTATACAAGGGTATTAAAATGCTGCAACCTTGGAGGTTTTACTAGTTTTGAGGTAGAAGCTGATGCAACGTTTTCAAACATTTCTCAGGTCGGGATTGCTGGAGTTCCCGCGGATACAgtaatgaagaagacgaaaacaTTAGAGGATAATTGGATACCAGCTTGGGACGAGGTTTTTGAGTTCCCATTAACAGTTCCAGAGCTTGCTCTTCTACGTATCGAGGTACATGAGTATGACATGTCTGAGAAAGACGATTTTGGAGGCCAAATTTGCTTGCCGGTTTGGGAGCTGAGGCAAGGAATACGTGCCGTTCCTCTCCGTAACCAGGATGGTGTCAAGTGTAGATCCGTGAAGCTTCTTGTGCGGTTGGAGTTTGTGTGACAGTTACAAGAAATgctccatttttttctttggtttaagCACTTTTAAACAGGGTTCCAGTACATACAAGTGAACCGAGTTTGTGATTTCGGTTCATGGGTTTGGTTATTGTGAGAATGTGCTTTATTGGTTAAATGGTTTTGTAATGCTGAGATTGTGTggagaaaacaacaaataattatatatatgctatATTGCTATTTATGTCAACAAGAATTGTTCTCAAATCTCAAGCAAGTATTACCATCATTGAATCAGACATCAATTAAATAGTTAACTGGAgtgaaaaaaatacacatattAATTGATATTGATTCATTGAGTTTATACATTGTATCATATATTTTCCAATTTcgtatcatattttttttttcaatgttaGATGTTTCATTAATGATGTCCCTTTATATGTTCCATTGATGATGAATTTATTGATAACCAAAAAATGTATCTTTTTAGTTATGTTATTGTCTTGACATAActaagaaattgttttgacATAACTAAGAAGTATACAATCTGGTTTGCAATCaatttacttttgttgtgttttttaatcatttttaacaactcttttatttcaaatgaAAAGTCAATTAGTTggttgtcaaaaaaaaaacaaatgaaaagtcAAATACTTTGGTCaattgttttaggtttagttGAGTCAAATGGCACCTTTTTGATAACCACATAcatacaaatcatatttatagcAAAAATTGAGGGGAAAAACTTCAATGGGTAAAGCTTTTACAATTCTCATTCAAAAATGGCAAAGTAGTTGATAAACTTCATTTCTCAACTCATGAATCTCTCTATTTCAAGATCTTCTACAACATTTTCTAATGCATACAACATCCACACATTGGGATAAGCCAAAAGATAACATTAGATGTTCCATTAATGATGTCCCTTTAAATGTTCTATTGatgataaattaattgataACCAAAAAATGTATCTTCTTAGTTATGTCATTTACTATAATCGATTGTGGGTTATTTTGCCATTCTTATTCCATAGTTACTAATATCAAATTTACTAGTATCAATTTTCGCCTACTCTACAGAGGACCAGACCATAAGCGAATTTGACTTGGTCGgcatcaaaatcattaagacatgttaaataatttttctttttttctttattaatcaTGGAAAATATAAATCTGGTTCTGTAATTTCTCTTGAGTGATGTTTCTCATTTATTTaccagaaaataaataaatctttgtTAGATTCGATAGATTAACTAGTGAGATATTATGCTCATTTTGATCGATCTCTGTTTGATATCCATTTCAGTTTTTTGTCGTTCGAAGGTTAAGATGATGTTCCAGGACATCTATCTCTGGGGAATAAGGAATAATGATCCTACTAACTTGATGGTGGTTGCCAAAGATTTCTCCAAATATTTTGAGTCAGCCCTTGTCCAATtggatacaaaaaaaagataacaatgTCTTGTTAGCTCTCCCTGAGGCACCACCTTCTGTGTATGGATGTGGACTTCCTTATTCACGGGAGGCCTTCCAATCAATAGCGGATCTGAAAGCAGTGAACCGGGTTGAGATTAGCCAAAAGATAACATTAGATGTTCCATTAATGATGTCCTTTTAGATGTTCCATTAATGATAAATTCAttgataaccaaaaaaatgtatctTCTTAGTTATAATCTTTGTCTTGAATCGAAGAAATTGATCTGAAATTCTACAATCGGATCTTTTTAAgtctttttttaaataaactgaattaataaaaaaaaaatgaaatatttatgtaaatgaaataaaatctgGTTTTTATGGTAATTAAGTAATTGTAACAGATTATTCCAAAAAGATTTAtactttcttaaaataaatagagtattaaattatatatattgttatttttgaaaaaatatattaaattatactACATAATGAACTCCTATATAGGAGATGATgaatcgaagaagagagagtttaCAACGGCAATCTAACAAACTTTATTTGTGTAAATAAGTGTTGTACATAGCTCAAATTAGAAATGTAATCATACATTAGCTTATATACTTAAGATTAAATGTAAACATTGAACCGATATAAGGTTAATCAATAACCATAGATAATCAATCCAATAACCGGAGATAAAGTATACTCAATACTACATCATCATTTACACTAGGAAAATACATGCTTTCAACTTTAAAGCTCTGGCGTCGAAATTTCCAACAAAATAACAACACATGGACGACGGCAGTTTGACTAGATTACATCTATACTTCATTCGAATCACACAAAATGAgagaatataattaaaaaaggaaaaaatccttaaaaaaactcaaactaattttaatttggacGCTTAATACCtaatacttttaaattaaaataaaaatatcttatttaattatttgtggttataaaatatttcatatataaactattGGTGAAATCAAACCCGAGATATAACGGCCGTTGACGAGCGTTACATAATCATTTAACGTCGTTAAATTTTAACCATACGGATATATACAAGctgttttatatcatataaGATGATATCGTTGTGGTCCAGTGGTTAATTGTGTTTAATTCTACCTGCAACACTCGGGTTCGAATCTAGATAaggtttttttaatttttttttcttattctttccTTCCCCGCCGCGACCACTTCCCAGAGAGATGATACCTTCATCTAACCCATGAACAAGAGCCTCCAATTCCGAAATTTCAAGGTTTTTAGACTCTTCTGCTCCTAGATCGATCTCCAATCACCACATATTGTTACAccaatatcatttaattatagCTCTCGTATATCCAATCATCTTTTCATTCACCTAATCTTTACAATAAACCCTAAAGCTCTCATCCCCAATCGcaaaagaggatgaagaagaacccCCACCCTCAAGAGAGTAGGGATTTTATAATTGTGACCAAATTAATCCTCCAATTGTGCTATCATCTCCGGGATGGTGGTCGACGGCGGCGCTAGggcgaaaaagaaaaaaaaaacaaaaatttaatatttaaagaTTCTGGGCAGTCTCGAACCTAGATCTTGCTGATAGTGAATTCAGCATTTTACCAACAGACCACATCGATTTTATCTTCATTTCaggaaataaattaaatat from Arabidopsis thaliana chromosome 3, partial sequence includes these protein-coding regions:
- a CDS encoding Phosphoinositide-specific phospholipase C family protein (Phosphoinositide-specific phospholipase C family protein; FUNCTIONS IN: phosphoinositide phospholipase C activity, phospholipase C activity, phosphoric diester hydrolase activity; INVOLVED IN: signal transduction, intracellular signaling pathway, lipid metabolic process; LOCATED IN: plasma membrane; EXPRESSED IN: 11 plant structures; EXPRESSED DURING: 4 anthesis, LP.10 ten leaves visible, petal differentiation and expansion stage; CONTAINS InterPro DOMAIN/s: Phospholipase C, phosphoinositol-specific, EF-hand-like (InterPro:IPR015359), Phospholipase C, phosphatidylinositol-specific, X domain (InterPro:IPR000909), C2 calcium/lipid-binding domain, CaLB (InterPro:IPR008973), Phospholipase C, phosphoinositol-specific (InterPro:IPR001192), Phospholipase C, phosphatidylinositol-specific, Y domain (InterPro:IPR001711), PLC-like phosphodiesterase, TIM beta/alpha-barrel domain (InterPro:IPR017946), C2 membrane targeting protein (InterPro:IPR018029), C2 calcium-dependent membrane targeting (InterPro:IPR000008); BEST Arabidopsis thaliana protein match is: phospholipase C 2 (TAIR:AT3G08510.2); Has 7225 Blast hits to 3392 proteins in 352 species: Archae - 10; Bacteria - 635; Metazoa - 3351; Fungi - 1029; Plants - 675; Viruses - 45; Other Eukaryotes - 1480 (source: NCBI BLink).) is translated as MSKQTYKVCFCFRRRYRHTVSVAPAEIKTLFDNYSDKGLMTTDLLLRFLIDVQKQDKATKEEAQDIVNASSSLLHRNGLHLDAFFKYLFAVTNSPLSSLEVHQDMDAPLSHYFIYTGHNSYLTGNQLSSDCSELPIIEALKKGVRVIELDIWPNSDEDGIDVLHGRTLTSPVELIKCLRAIREHAFDVSDYPVVVTLEDHLTPKLQAKVAEMVTDIFGEMLFTPPSGECLKEFPSPAFLKKRIMISTKPPKEYKAATDDDLVKKGRDLGDKEVWGREVPSFIRRDRSVDKNDSNGDDDDDDDDDDDDDDGDDKIKKNAPPEYKHLIAIEAGKPKGGITECLKVDPDKVRRLSLSEEQLEKASEKYAKQIVRFTQRNLLRVYPKGTRITSSNYNPLIAWSHGAQMVAFNMQGLGRSLWVMQGMFRGNGGCGYIKKPDLLLKSNAVFDPEATLPVKTTLRVTIYMGEGWYYDFPHTHFDRYSPPDFYTRVGIAGVPADTVMKKTKTLEDNWIPAWDEVFEFPLTVPELALLRIEVHEYDMSEKDDFGGQICLPVWELRQGIRAVPLRNQDGVKCRSVKLLVRLEFV